The following nucleotide sequence is from Chryseobacterium sp. CY350.
ATCTGCAAAAAGCATCTCCCACAAGGTTTTTGAAAGGTATCCTTTATCGGCAAACAATTTCCCAAACAGTTGCTTGGTCATCTTCTTAATGTGTGTCGGATTTCGATCATCCACATTTCCTTTTGTCACATAAAAAGATAAAAGTTCTCCCTTTTCATTGCATACCAAATGCAGTTTAAAACCGTAGAACCAACCCATTGAGGATTTTCCGCGTTCTGCTAAACCTTTGAAAACTTTATGATTATGTATTCTTTGGTTTCTGTAAACTTTCAAAGTTGTACTATCCATAAAGCTTATTCCTGTGCATTTTCCCAGACATTTTTCTTTTAAAAATAAGGCAAAAACAACAAAACATCTTTGTTGAAGTTCGATAAACCTATTGTAGGAAAGACTGTTTGGAAACAGATCTTTCCAATATCCACAAACTATTTCTTTGTAATAATGCTTAAACGTTTTGTGAGCTCCTAAATGAAAACCGATCATGATTGTGATAATTTCAGAATCAGACATTTTTGAATTTCTGTTCCTTCTCTTCTTGCTATCTCCTAACGCATCAAGCTTTAATTTTTTAATTTGCGCATCAAACTCTTTACAAAAATCATCAATTTGTACAAAAATATTTGTAATTTTGTCTTTCAAATTCATAGCAATAAATCGTTTAAATATTTGAATGTCAGAAACTTAAATATACGAATTATTGCTATTTTTTACAAATTATATTTCATTTTTTATCTCGAACTCAGGTTAAATTATCTGTTTCATCAATCTCTATCTTTGATTGTTTCGATAAAAAATTCCTTAACTTTGAAGTCAATTTTAGAAATAAATGGAGAATTTAGTTCAAGATACTACCGTTCAGAAACCAAAATGGATTCGTGTAAAACTTCCTACCGGGAAAAATTACAGAGAACTTCGAACCTTGGTTGATAAATATAAATTAAATACAATTTGCCAAAGTGGAAGTTGCCCAAATATGGGAGAATGTTGGGGTGAAGGAACCGCTACGTTCATGATTTTGGGAAATATCTGTACCAGAAGTTGTGGATTTTGCGGTGTAAAAACCGGAAAACCGATGGATGTGAATTGGGATGAGCCAGAAAAAGTGGCTCGTTCGATCAAATTAATGAAAATTAAACACGCAGTTTTGACTTCCGTTGACCGTGATGATTTGAAAGATATGGGCTCTATTCTTTGGGGCGAAACCGTAAACGCTGTAAGAAGAATTTCTCCAGGAACAACAATGGAAACGTTGATTCCCGATTTCCAGGGATTGACAAAACATCTCGACAGAATGGTTGATGTTGCTCCTGAAGTGATTTCTCACAATATGGAAACCGTAAAACGTCTGACAAGAGAAGTGAGAATTCAGGCAAAATATGAAAGAAGTCTTGAAGTTTTAAGATATTTAAAAGAAGCCGGACAAAACAGAACAAAAACCGGATTGATGCTTGGTCTTGGAGAAAATAAAGATGAGGTTTTTCAGACCATTGAAGATATCAAAAATGCAAACGTAGATGTCATTACGATGGGACAGTATTTGCAGCCGACTAAAAAACATCTTCCAGTAAAGAAATTTATAACTCCTGAAGAGTTTGATGAATTTGGTGATTTTGCAAGAAGCTTAGGTTTCAGACACGTTGAAAGTTCGCCTTTGGTTAGAAGTTCTTATCACGCAGAAAAACATATCCATTAAAAATATTATCGCTTCTTTTTGGGAGCGATTTTTTTGTAATATATTTTGAAGACATAATTATTATAAATGCGACATCTGATCAATAAAATTACGTGTTAACCACCCCGTCAAAAATTTCTCTGAAATTTTCGTCACCCCTCCAGAGGAGGGGAATTGTTACGCGTCAAATATTAGGATTCGACTTTGTTCAGGTGCTTTTTCTTAAAAGATGTTGGTGTTTCTCCGATGTGATTTTTAAATAACTTATTGAAGTAAGAAAGACTTTCAAAACCAACCTGAAAAGAAACTTCAGAAATACATAAATTCTGCAACAGCAACATTTTTGCCTGATTAATTCTGTAGTTATTAACAAAGTCTGTAAATGTCATATTGGTCTGTTTTTTAAAATATCGGCAAAATGCGGGAGTACTGAGACTTACCATTTCGGCAATTACATTGACGTTTGGATTTTTATCATAATTTTCGTTGATGTAATCGTAGATAGTTCCCATTCTGATTTTGTCGTTTAAAAACCATTTTACACGGGTATCTTCTTTATTCAGTTCTATTACTTCAGTTGATTGAGAAAGGATTTGCAATACTTCCATCAAGGCAATAAGCGATTTGAATGGATTTTTTTCTTTAATTAAATGAAGCTTTCTAGAAACATTTTTTTTTGTTTCTCCATAAAATGATAATCCGAGATAAGAGCGGTCTAAAAGCTTTTTTATATCATCAAATTCAGGAACAGGAAGAATCATTTCATCCAGAAAATTTTCTTTAAGCTGTAAAACGATCTGTTTGTATTCGGTCTTAATTCCATAGTCAAAATTTAGATGTGGCACATTTGAACCTACCAAGAGAAGGTCACTTTCCATAAAGCCGGAAATATCTTTTCCAACATGGCGAATTCCGCTTATTGCTTCTACATAAACCAATTCAATTTCCGGATGGTAATGCCAGAAAAAACGATGTTTCATAGAAGCTTCAAAAATTTTGAAAGATTTATCCTCTTCAAAATCGATGATTTCTTTCTGGATCTTCATAAGGCTCTATTTTGATTGATAATTATTGCAAATTTATTTAAAATTGTCAATACAGAGCAATAATTAATCATTTTAGAACAAATAAAACCCGTTATTTCTATCGAATTTTGCACTTTGAAATTGGATTAAGATGTTTGATAAAAGAATTTTGCCATTGGCAATCGGTGGCTTAGCGATAGGAACTACAGAATTTACGATTATGGGATTGCTTCCCGATATTGCAAAAACGCTGGAGATTACGATTCCGCAAGCAGGTCATTTAATTGCGGCTTATGCGATGGGAGTGGTAATTGGAGCGCCAATTTTGATCGGATATTCGGTGAAGTTTCCTCCAAAAAAAGTGTTGTTGGTTTTGATGGTGATTTTTACCATTTTCAATGCACTTTCGGCCATTGCTCCGGATTATAATTCTATGTTGATAATAAGATTTATGTCTGGTTTACCACACGGAGCATTTTTCGGAGTAGGAACTGTAGTTGCATCACGAATGGCAGGAAAAGGGAAGGAGGCACTGTATATTTCTTTAATGTTTACCGGATTGACGGTTGCCAATTTGGCGATGGTTCCTTTGGTTACGTACATCGGACATGCATTTCACTGGCGTTGGTATTTTGCTATTGTAGGTATACTTGGTCTGGCAACTTTATTGGCTTTAAAACTGTGGCTTCCCGCAATAGATAAAAAGGAAGACAGCCATTTTCTTGAGGAATTAAAATTTTTGAAAGGCAAACAATCTTGGTTGGTGTTAATGATTACAGCAATCGGTTTTGGTGGTTTATTTACCTGGTTCAGTTATATAACTCCTTTGATGACGGTTGTTTCAAAAGTTGAAAACAGTTATATGGCCTACGTAATGATTCTCGCCGGTGGCGGAATGGTGGTTGGGAATCTGGCAGGAGGTTTTCTTTCGGATAAAATGGGTCCGGAAAAGACTTGTGTACTATTGTTATTTTTGATGATGTGTTCTTTGTCCGGGGTATTTTTCCTTTCAGAATATCAAAGTATTTCTCTGATATTAACTTTTATCTGTGGAGCTCTGTCGATGTCGGTTGCCGCACCAATTAATATTATGATGATGAAAGCTGCACCTAAAAGTGAAATGATGGCGGCTGCTTTTATGCAGGCTGCATTTAATATAGCAAATGCGATGGGAGCTTTTCTGGGAGGAATTCCTCTAGAGTACGGTTTGCCTTACAATTACCCATCGCTGGTGGGCGTAGGGATGACAATAATTGGTTTGATCATCAGTATATTTTACTTTTATTTATACCGAGCTTCGAATAACGCTACCCAAAAAGATAATGTAGCAAATTGTATTACCTGTGATCAATAAATGAAAAGAGAAGCTATTGCTTCTCTTTTTTTATACTTCAACTTCGTTACCGTTATGGCACCAAAAAAGGGCGTTATAGAGATTTTCTTTAGGGAAGGATTTAAATTCTCCCGGCATTAGAACACTGAAAATATCAGTGAAATTCTGTACACCTTCTTTATCTGTTACAATGGCTGCTCTGTTCCATTTGGTAATGTTTTTTATTCCTAAAAACACGTCCTGAAGCCACGCTCCCATTGTAAAGTTGCTGAGATCGGTATCAAGATAAAGTAGATAATTGAGTTCATCAAACTCTTCTACCTTTTTCTTCACATAAGGAATCACAAGGTTTTCGAAATCTTCTTTTGTCACATCTCCGGTAGCGTTGAACGCAGCTACGTTTTCTGGCGCGTCATTAATAATTGATATCATATTAAGATTTTTTTGGTTTGGTATTCTGAGATGATCAATAATTAAACCATAAATCAATAAATAACCTTTGAAAGGCTCAATTATTGATGTCGAAGAGAAAACTGATTTGCATGGATTTGAAATCTAACGAACCTTTCTGGCTTTTAAAAAACGGATTGATCTCATCCTATCCTTCCCTGAAAACTGATGAGATATGTGATGTTCTCATCATCGGTGGCGGAATAACTGGCAGTTTAATTGCCCATCAAATGGTAAAAGACGGTTACAAAACGATATTGATCGATAAACGTGAAATATGCAACGGAAGTACCTCAGCGACAACCTCGATGTTACAGTACGAAATAGATATACCGCTGTACAGACTGATTGAAATGATAGGAGAAAAGGGCGCAGTAGAAAGCTACAAAGCCTGTTCAAAATCTATAGATACGATCGAAAAAATAGTGAAGGAAATAAAATCCCGGTCTGGTTTTAAAAGAAAACAGTCTCTTTACTTTGCAGCAAAAAAGAAAGATGTAAGGTGGCTTCAGAAAGAATACGAAGTAAGAAAGAAAAACGGCTTTGATGTCACTTGGATTGATCCTGACGAGATAGAAGAAAGATTCAGTTTTCAAAATACGCATGGTGCTATTTTATCGAAACAGGGTGCAAGCATCGATGCTTTCAAATTTTCACACGAACTTCTTAGGTTCAGTCTCAGTAAAGGTCTCAAAATTTTTGATAAAACAGAAATGAGATCGGTAAAATATCTTAAAGATCACAACTTGGCGCTCACCAAAGATGGTTTCAATATAAAAGCAAAGAAAATTATCTATTGTGTTGGTTATGAAAGTACTAACTTCATCAAAGAAAAATTTGTAAATCTCAAAAGCACTTTTGCAATGGTATCTGAGATCGATAAGCATACCTTTAAAAATATGGAGCAAACCTTAGTTTGGAATACAGACCATCCTTACGTATATATGCGGTCTACCGATGATGAGAGACTGTTGATCGGTGGAGGAGACGAAGATTTTGTTGATCCTGAAAAACGAGACTCGATGCTCGACAAGAAAGAAAAAGAAATTCTGAAAAATCTTAAAAGGATAAAACCCGATTATCATTTTTATACAGATTTTATCTGGGCAGGAACTTTCGGCGAAACAAAAGACGCGTTACCATATATCGGTGAGCACGAGAATTTTAAAAACTCATATTTTGTTTTGGGGTTTGGAGGAAACGGCATTACTTTTTCTGTGACAGGAATGGAAATGGCATCTGCGTATATGAAAAATAAAAAGCATAAACTCTCCGAATATTTTAAATTTGGCAGATAGTTTACTTTAAAATTCTAAATCAAAATGTTTCAAGATTCAGCATTTGCCGAATCTTGAAACAAAAAATAATAAACTAAGTATTTTCAATATTGACTTCGTTCTACAAACTGTAACCATTTTTTAAACCAATCTCAAGGATAGATTTCTCGATTGCTTTTCCTAAATCGTCTCCTTCAGCATTTCCACGCTTTTTTAATTCGGAGTCTATAAAACTTTGTCTTTGCTTGGCGAGGATTTCAATTTCTTTTTGAATTTTATCACGTTCTGCAGATTTTTGGCTGACAATTTTATTGATTTCTTCTTTGCTTTTACCTTTTAATTCAGAAGGTAACTCTTCTTCTCTTATAGACGAAATGTAACTTTTATCTTTTTCAGCTTTATCCACCAAATCCCAATGATCATTTTTGTAAGCATTTTTCTTAGACTTACTTACGGTACGTTCTACAGCAATGGAAGCAGATTGCATTTCAGCATTAGAATCCTGTGTTGTCTGTTTACTTTTCATTTCAGAACCACGGCTTCCGTAGGAGATGTAGGTGTCATTCAGCTGAGAATTAAACTGAGATATTTTCACATCATAAGGTGTTGCAATATCAATTACTTTTCGGTCGCTGTCGATGTTGAAAAATTTTCCGTCACCAAGACTTGCTCCGTTTTGCCAGAAAGTTTGAATTCCCTCATCCCGACTTCCGCAAAAAATGGTATTCGTATAAATATTTTTCGCTTTAGCTTTAGCAATCACATCTCTATAATTAATCTTTCCCTGGTCAAATGGTTCATTTCCAGCAATATAAATCAGTTTCATGCTCTTTTCGTTTCCGTCCCAATTCAGATTCGTTGATGCTTCACGAATCACAGCTCCGCAATATTCGTTTCCGCCATTGGTTCTGAGGGCAAAAAGTTTTTCTGAAACCAGATCTAAATCTTGAGTCAATGCCGTGACTTGTCGGATATAATTTTCATCTTTCAAACCGTCATTTCCGTATTCATATAGAGCAATTTCTATTTGTGGAGCTTGTCCGTTGTACTTTAAAGTGGTTAAAGTATTGACGATATTCCAAAGTCTTGATTTTGCCTGATCGATCAGTCCATCCATACTGTTTGAGGTATCCAAGAGCAACGCAACCTGTATTTTATTATCTTTTGAAACTGTAAATTGTGGTTCGGCAGCAATATTACCTTTCACCACTTCTCTGTCATGGGTTTTGTTGCTGCAACGGATGTCTGAGATTTTTCCTGCACTTAAAAAAGCTGCTACACTTGCGGTAAATGTTAAAAATTTGAGCGTATTCATAATGATTTTTTTAAGGATTAAATTTTAAAGAATTTCGTATTTTGTTTTGATGCTGTATTTCAGTTTTATGTTTTCAATATTATCAAAAGAATAATCTACAGTTGCATCGGCAGTTTCCATTTGTACATTCGCTAATCTGCTTTTGAAAGCCATAGGTAGTACAGAATCACTCATATAATCTTCTATTTCTACAATTTCCATCGGTGTTCCTGTTTTTTTATTAATGCTTTCCAACAGGTAATCTGCCTTTTCTTTGGCTGCTTTCAGAGCGTTTATCTTCACTGTTTTTCTGAAGTCTGCAATTTTTGTATTCTTGATTTCAGCAATATTCAGATTGATTACCCATTTTTGATTCAAATCTTCAAATATTTTACTCATATTAGTTTCTGCATTCACTTTAAACTGAAAACTCTTGGTAAATTTTTGTGTTTTAGAATAAATATTTTGATACATTGATTTGAATTTTATATCCTCATTCTTCACTCCATTGTTTTTCAAATTTTCAAATAAGAGTTTTTCATTTTCAGCAAGCTGATTTTTGTTGTCAGCTTTTATCCCGATGTTGAAGATGATTTCATCCGGTTCTACTTCCATTTCGGCAACTCCTGTCACCTCAATTACATTTTTTTTGATTTCCTGCGCATTTATCAGACTTCCTAAAGTAAATATTCCGATAAATAAAAAATGTTTCAATTTCATAATGTTTTGTTTTAAATTCTAAAGTAAAATTAGCTTGATTTTAAACTAAGAAAGAGGCAACTTGGTGAATTTGGCTTTTGACTTGGTGAAGGTTTACTTATTAGATTTAGGAATATTCAAATCTCTCATTTCACCATTCGGTGTTATCAAAATATAGGATTTGTTATCTCTGTTTTCACTTTTTTTCTCTTTGGTAATGAGTAATTTCACTTCATACATTACTTGAATTACAGGTTTTAAAATGGTGGGATTTATCACAAAATCAAATTCTTTATCTAAAACAGGTTGATAATATAATGTAGTAGATTTATTCGCCTGATTAATGTTGGCTAATCTCGACAAAGCTAAGGTTGAGCTATTGTGTGCTTCATAAGATTTGTACATTTCGGTTGGAAGTTTTATTTGAAATCCTTCGTTGATTGTTTTTTCGCTATTAGCAAAAGTTTCTCCAAGTAAAGATTCGTAGGATTTTACTTTTTCCTGAAGCGAAATTTTAGCTTTATTCGCCAATTCTTTTTTAATTAATTCAAGATTGTTTGCGAAATAATCAACCCTCACTAAATCATATATTTCATTTTTTGCTAAAATTTTGATTAATTCGTTGAGTTGAGAAGGGTCAGAAAACTTGACATGCAGATTTTTTTTGAGTTCAAAACCTGTCGGAACTTCGTTGTATGTTTTTTTGCTAAAAATCTTTTTTTCTACAGCATATTGATAAACCGGAACAAACGAGACCATATCAATATAAGTTTCAATTCCTTTATTAATTTTTATTTCGGTTATTGATGAATTTAGACGTTTGTCCATCAGTGAATTAACTTCTTCTGAGGTCTCTGCAACTTGTGTAAGGCTAAAAATAGCCACGTATTTATCTGCTGTTACGTTTGCCATTCCTTTGATGTTGATGACAATATTATTTGGTGTGGGAAGATTAATATTGATATTGTTTTCTGCGTAACGTACTTGGTTTTGATAATTTATATTCCCGGAAAACTGTGCAAAACTCAATTGAAATGCTAAAACCGATGCAAGACATAAAATATTTTTCATGATGATTAATTTTAAATTATGTTGCAAACTTAATCGCCAGAAAAGTCTTGAAACGGCAGATTTGGTAAACCACAGTTTTCACTTGGTGAACACAAAAAAAAAGACAACTCTGAAAGAATTGTCCTTAAATTTTTATATGAAAATAAATGTTTACGGGATAAAATAAACCTTTGAAATTTTCCCATCTTTAATTTCATAAATAGCAGAAGCAACTACTTTTTCACCCTTTTTCATCCCGGAAATACTTTCCTGATCTATGACGAAATTACCATTTACGATTCTGTTTTTAATTTCACAATGTAACTCGGGAAGGTCTTTAAACATACTCGAATAATCTTTTCGCATCGCTTCTTTTCCTTTGCTGATTAATTGATTGGGAAACATGTATAATTCAACATCTTCAGCATAAGGTTTTAAAAAAGCATCAATATTTCTGGCATTGTAGCCTTCAACTTGTTCCTGAACCAAAGCTTCAACAACAGTTTTCTTTTCTTGAGCAAATGAATGATTTATTGAAAAACAGATAAGTAGGAATAAACAAATTTTTGATTTCATGATTTTAAGTTTTAATATATTCAAAGTTAATCAATGAATTTAATTTGAAGAAGATTATATTCTCATTAAATACATTGTTTATTCAAAACTTCTCATATTTCTATAACGTATAAGGGCTTATTGTAGACTTGGTAAACCACAGTTTTCACTTGGTGAATAGTTTTTGGAAGAAGTATATATATGTATATCTTTGTTTTATGAATTTGATTCGGTTTTTTGCGTTTATTTTTATCCTTTTTGTGAATAGCATTTATTCGCAAAGTAAAGCAACGCAGGAAGTTGTTGCCGAAACTTCAAAACTTAGAAAAGCGGTAGATACTAAAAATGAAGCTGCTGAAGCCGAGTCGTACTACAATATTGGAGAGACTTTTTATAACAACGGCAACTTCCCGAAAAGTGAAGAGTATTTTATTAAATCTAAAAATATTTACGAGAAACTAAACGATAAACAAAATCTTGAAAAGGTAACGAGAAAGCTGGCGCAGTCGCAGGAAAATCAGAATAAACTCAAATCGGCACTTACCAATTATGAATCTGCTTCAAAAGTTGGCTATACCCAAAGCAGCAGAGCTATCAACTCTAATGATGTTTCCAGATTGGCAACACCTTCCGCAGCAAAAAAGACTGAGGCTATTCAGAATAATATAAAAATCAGCGAAAAAGATAATAACAAAGAAGATCTTGCGGCAAGCTACAGCCAAATGGCAGACGTTAATATAGAGCAGAATAACATTCCAAAAGCAGAAGAAAATCTTAATAATGCTTACAAAATATCTGTGAAAGAAGCTCCGCAACAAGCATTGGCAATCAATCAAAAACTCACTGATTTTTATATTGATAACAAAAATTTTGATAAAGCGATTGAAGCTAAAAAGGAAATATTAAAAGAAGATTTCGTTAAGGATAATTCTCAGAAAAAAGTAGAGCAAATTCAGGAACTTGCAGATATTTACATCAAAAAAAATGATCCTGAAGGAGCCATTGTTTTACTGAAAAATGCATACGATATCGCTCTCAACAAAGGTCATACTCTAGAAGCCCAAAAAAGCGTACAAAAACTAGACAGCCTGTATACAATCTCTGAAAATACCGAAGCTTCCGTACGATTGTACCGTGATTTTTTAGGTAAAATTCCCGATCTGGTTTCCAAAGACCGAAGTCTGGTAGACAATAAAATTCTGGAAGATACCGAACAGAGAATTTCGCAGCTGGAAAGGGAAAAAAAACTGAAAGATGAGCTTATCCGTAAGAAAAATATCTTTAATTACAGTTTAATATTTGCCGTTTTCGTTCTCGTAGGAATGATGTTTTTTATTATCAGGACATTAAAGAAAGTTCAGATTAAAAATAAAAAAATTGCACTTCAATCGTTGAGACGAGAAATGAATCCCCATTTTATTTTCAATAGTTTAAATTCTGTAAATCAATTTATTGCAACTAATAATGAATTGGAAGCGAATCAATATCTAACTAAATTTTCAAAATTAATGCGTGGCGTCATGGAAAATTCTGCCGAAGATTTTATTCCGTTTCAGCAGGAAATAGATTTACTTCAGAATTATCTGGCGCTAGAAAAAACACGTTTTGCAGATAAATTTGATTATGAAATTATCGTCGACGAAGATGTAAACCAACAGAATCTACAAATTCCAGGAATGATGATTCAGCCTTTTTTAGAAAATGCAATTTGGCACGGTTTGCGGTACAAAACTGAAAAAGGATTTCTGAAACTCAGTTTTAAAAAAGAAAATCAGCAGTTAAAAATAGAGATAAAAGATAACGGTATTGGTATCGAAGACAGCAAAAAGCAGAAAACCATGCATCAGAAAAACAGAGAAGGTAGAGGGATGAAAAACACGCTTGAAAGAATACGTCTTCTCAATGATTTGTACAGAAAAAATATCGTTTGCTCTGTAAAAGACTCTCCGGATGGAGTTCTCGTTCAAATTTTAATGAATTTTTAAAAGTAAAACATGATCATTAATCTAAACCTGAAAACATGAAAATAAAATCTGTCATTATAGACGATGAAAAAATTGCAAGGGATGTTCTCAGGAATTATCTCACAAAATATTGTCCACAGATTGAGATTTTGGGTGAAGCAGAAAACATAAAACAAGCCGTACCTTTAATCGAGGAAAAAAAACCGCAACTGCTTTTTCTGGATGTAGAAATGCCTTTCGGAAATGCGTTTGATGTGCTAGAAGCAACAAGTGAATTTTCTTACGAAACTATTTTTGTCACTGCGTTTTCGCAATATTCTCTTCAGGCTTTAAACAAATCTGCAAGCTATTATATTTTGAAACCAATAGATATTCAGGAACTTATACTGGCGGTAAATAAAGTTGCAGAAAGTTTGGAAAAGAATGAAGACATCAACCGAACCAAAATTTTACTGGAAAATTTAAAGTTAAAACCGGAAAAACAACAATTGATTTTGCCAACTCTTCAGGGTTTTGATGTTGTAAAAACAGAAGATATTGTAAGACTTCAGGCAGATGGAAATTTCACGCAGGTCTATCTCACAGACGGATCGAAAAAGATGGTCTGTAGATTTCTTAAACATTTTGATGATTTGCTGGAAACTCCTTTTGTAAGAGTTCACCGTTCTCATATCATCAACGCCAGTTTTGTAAAGTCATACCATAAAAATGGTACAGCAACTTTATCTGATCATACCGAAATTGAAGTTTCAGGCAGTTTTAAAGATAATTTTCTTAAGGTTTTCTCATAAAGTGAAGCTTAGAAATGACAAGTTTTGATTTCGTAAAAATCTTAATTGTTATATTAAACTACATAGGCATCATTTTTGAATTTTTAATTTAACAATAGTAATTTATTATGAAAACTTTTCAAAAAATAGCCATTCCGCTTTCTTTAGGTATTTTCGGACTACTGGTTCTTAGTTCTTGCTCGGTAGGAATTACAAAAGGCGCAACTGCCGTAAAAAATTTCGATTCTGATAAATATCTGGGTAAATGGTATGAGATTGCACGTTTCGACTATAAATTTGAGAGAAATCTTGACAATGTGACCGCCGATTATTCGCTAAATCCAGACGGAAGCATTAAAGTTCAAAACAGAGGTTACAATTATGTTAAAAAAGAATGGAAAGAATCTATAGGTGAGGCGAAATTTGTGAATGAAAAAACGGAAGCAAGACTGAAAGTGTCGTTTTTTAAACCGATCTGGGCAGGTTATAATGTAATTGATATTGATGATAATTATCAAAATGCATTAGTGGTAGGGAACAGTACAAAATACATTTGGATCTTGTCGAGAAACAAAGAAATTCCAAAAAGCATCAGAGAAAGATTTTTAGCAAAAGCTCAGAAATTGGGTTATAAAACAGAAGATCTGATTTGGGTAAAACATAATTAATCATCATTGCGAATAATGAAATGAATATTCAAACCTAACAGATGTCTAAGATTTGTTAGGTTTTTTTTTGTCCAAATCTTAATTCAAATTTTTATATTCTTTCCATTCCTGAAAACGATGATCAATTATTTGTTTCATCACATCATAATTTTCATAAGTATCTTCAATATGATAAAATGTTTCATACTCATAATCGTTTTCCTCGGCGATGCTGTCAAAAATATTAATGTAATCTGTAGCAAATGAACTGAATTTATCACTGAAATCTGTCTCGTCTACGTAATAATCTTTTGCAAAAGCATTTCCCATTTCGATGAGATCATACTCGGAAAATTTTCCGTCTAATGCATCAATGACAAAATCGGCTCCGGTTATTTCGCGTCTCTTGAGGCTTTCACATTCATTTTGGTGGTCTTCCATTAATTCTTCAGAGTGAAAATTATTAGTAACGCACCAATTAATAAACATTCCTGTGTGGGTTGCTCCATTTTTTTTGTCTAATTCTGCGGGAAAATCTCCGCTGTAATGCCATGACGCATCATCATATTTTGTCATACTATTCTAGATAATTTCTGCCAGTTGAAACCAAAGATAATAAAATTCATTTTCTTTTGTTCACTACATAGATTTTCACGTCATTTGTAATGAAATTTTTTCAAATTTAAACTATGCAAAATGCAGTCCTTATAACCATTGGTGACGAGATTTTATCAGGAAATACCGTTGATACCAATTCGAATTTTATTGCTACCGAACTCAAAAACATAGGAGTTAAAGTCGTTCAGATTTTCACTATTTCAGATGATATTGAAACTATTAAAAATACCTTAAAATCTGCCTTTGAAATCGGAGATTTAGTCATCACAACCGGAGGTTTGGGGCCAACGAGAGATGATAAAACAAAGAAAGCACTTGCTGAATTTTTTCATGATGAAATTGCTTTGGATGAAGTCACTTTCGAACATTTGAAAGGTTATATGGAAAGGCGTGGACGAACAGAAATTTTAGAAAGAAACCGCGAACAGGCTTTTGTGCCTACAA
It contains:
- a CDS encoding lipocalin family protein, encoding MKTFQKIAIPLSLGIFGLLVLSSCSVGITKGATAVKNFDSDKYLGKWYEIARFDYKFERNLDNVTADYSLNPDGSIKVQNRGYNYVKKEWKESIGEAKFVNEKTEARLKVSFFKPIWAGYNVIDIDDNYQNALVVGNSTKYIWILSRNKEIPKSIRERFLAKAQKLGYKTEDLIWVKHN
- a CDS encoding DUF7832 domain-containing protein, encoding MTKYDDASWHYSGDFPAELDKKNGATHTGMFINWCVTNNFHSEELMEDHQNECESLKRREITGADFVIDALDGKFSEYDLIEMGNAFAKDYYVDETDFSDKFSSFATDYINIFDSIAEENDYEYETFYHIEDTYENYDVMKQIIDHRFQEWKEYKNLN